The following nucleotide sequence is from Catonella massiliensis.
TGATGAACTAGAGATTGCTGACCATAGGAACAAAATCTTTTTTGCGGGTATGGATGGCAGAGCTGTTGCAGGTAATTTGGTTTCTAACAAGTACTTTCTTGCTAAAGGGAAATACAAAGGAGAGGTTCCTTATGGTTATACCTTAAAAGCGCCAAATGGACAGTATAAGATATATGAGAATAAGTATTTTCTACCATTTGGCTATACCTATGACAAGTACACAACTTATGATGAAATTAAGGATGCTTTTTCTTTGGATAAAGAGGCAAATATGCTTGATATGGTTTATCTGGAGGAGAAAATTCCTGATATAGAGCAAGGCGTACCTAAAAAATATTACAGCGAAATTCCTTATAAGGTGGAAGTTGGAAACAGAGTTAGGTATAAACCTAATAAATATATAGATTTTTCTTATGATAATAAAAGTGAAGATGGGAAAGAGAATAAAAAGTTAAATTCATCCGGCAAATACTTAAAGGTTTTGTTTGATGATGATAAGAAGAAAGAAACTTACCTTTATTTGGAATCGCTCTTTTTGAATGAGCGTTTTTCTACTTCTAAAATTGGCATTCGTTCATATAAATTAAATAAAAAGGATATTGTAAGAAGTAAGAGACATACATCTTATTTCGGGAGAAACAATTTTTTATTTAACTTAGGGAATGCAGGTAAGAAGAAAAAATGGGGGAAATTATATTTTCAGAAAAAAATAAAATATCCACTTGCTGATGTGAGAGTTTTCTCAGTTTCGATGGAGGGAATTCCAGCTAAAATAAACAAGTTAAAGGAAAACCACCTACAAAATGTAAGGTTTGGAATAGATAAAATTTCCGGAGAGATTAGCTTGGATAAGCCTAAAATATTGGCTATGAGCATTCCATATGAAAAGGGTTGGAAAGCCTATGTTAATGGGAAAGAAGTGCCAATACTTAGGGGAAACTATATGTTTAGCTGCCTCTCTCTTGGAAGAGGAGACTTTAACATTGAGCTGAAATATCGTACACCAGGGCTTACAATCTCAATTATGCTTTCAGTAGCATCATTTATTATCCTTGGAGTGATGCTTGTATTAGATTGGAGGAAAAGGAAGAGTGTTGGTATCAGTAGTAGTGCCTTGTTATAACGAAGAGGCTGTAATCAGACTTTATTATGAAGAAATGAACAAAGTTACGGAATTACTAACAGACTATGACTTTGAACTTATTTTTGTAAATGATGGATCAAAGGATGGTACCCTTGGTATTTTGAAAGAATTTGCCTCTAAAGACAATAGAGTCAAGTTTATATCATTCTCAAGAAACTTTGGTAAAGAATCCGCTATGTACGCAGGACTTAAAAATTCAAATGGTGATTATGTTGTACTAATGGATGCAGATTTACAGGATCCTCCTAAAACCTTGATAGATATGTTAAGGATTGCGACAGAAGAAGGGTATGATTCGGTCGCAACGAGAAGAATTACGAGAAAAGGTGAGCCACCTATACGTTCATTTTTTGCAAAGAAATTTTACAAAATAATGAATAAAATATCAAAAACAGATATTGTGGACGGAGCAAGAGATTATAGGTTAATGAGTAGAAACTTTGTAGATTCTCTACTTAGAATGAGTGAATATAGCAGATTTTCGAAAGGACTTTTCGGCTGGGTAGGCTTTAAGACCAAGTGGATAGCTTATGAAAATGTGGAAAGAGCTGCGGGGGAGACTAAGTGGAGCTTTTGGAAACTTCTTCTTTACAGCATAGAAGGAATAGTTGCTTTTTCAACCCTTCCCCTCAGCATTTCGGTGTTTTTTGGGATTATATTTGCCTTCCTTTCTTTTATCGGATTGGTCCTTGTTGTGATAAGGGCTGCTATTTTTGGGGATCCTGTAGCGGGTTGGCCTTCTATGATGTCCATTATCCTGCTAATAGGAGGAGTTCAGTTGATTTGTATAGGCATCCTCGGAATTTACCTTTCAAAGGTTTATTTAGAAGTAAAGAAAAGACCTATTTTTATTTGTTCAGACAGCAATATAAAGGATATCAAGCTATGAAAAAAATATTATCTTTGTTTGATGGGAGTATGATAAGGTTCATTATTGTTGGAGTTATTAACACTGTAATAGGAACCACAATAATGTTTGGAATGTATAATTTATTAGGTATAAATTATTGGATATCAACTGCCAGCAATTACATTTTGGTGAGCATTTTAAGCTATTACCTAAACAAACATTTTACCTTTAAGAATAAAGAAAAATCATTTTTACAGGTGGTGAAATTTGCCTTAAATATAGCCTTTTGTTACCTCCTTGCCTATGGGATAGCTAAGCCTGTTACAGTTTTAATTCTCTCAGGCCAGGAGGAAAAAATTCAAACCAATATTGCGATGTTGGTGGGAATGGTGTTCTTTACAGGCTTTAATTACTTAGGCCAGAGGTTCTTTGCTTTTAAAAGTGACAGAATAGACTAGCGATTAAGGGTTTTTTCCCTAATACATTGCAAAAATATTCATAAATGGTTATAATATGGAGAGAAAAAACTATAAAGCTGCGGTCCGAAACCCTTGCTAAGCAGGGGGTAGAGCCGTTACTTAAGGAGGTTAGTATGAATACAAAGGAAATTAAAAATATTGGTGAGATTTACATAGCAGATGAGGTGGTTTCTGCGATTGCAGGGCTTGCAGCTCTTGAAGTAGAGGGTGTAAAGGCTGTTGCAGGCAAACCATCTGAGAATTTCAAGTCCAAAAATGCATATAAGAAGGTAAAAGTCCAAGTGGTTGAAGCCTTTGTCTATGTGGATATGTCAGTTGACATAAAGTATGGCTATAGCATACCTAAGGTTACCAGACAGATACAGGAAAAGGTAATTACAGCACTTTCGAATATGATAGGCTTAACCTGTAAAGAAGTTAATGTAAAGGTTGTGGTTGCACCGGATGCAGTATAACCTGTATTTGTAAGTGGCAAATCTTTACCTAGCCGATTATTAAGAATCTCCTTTAAGCGTGTTTTCTTGAAGGAGATTCTTGTGCATTGAAATAATGAAAGGTTTTATATGACAAGAAGAGAATTTAGAGAACACACAGCCAAACTTACCTTTGTCTTTGAGTTTTATCCTGAAGACGAATGGAAAGAACAGTTTGAGGCTTATGCTGACTATGCGGAAATAAAAGAAGAAGACAGAGAGAACCTGTGGAAGAGGGTTTTAGCCGTAGAGGAGAAAAAAGCTGAGATAGACAGCTTTATAGATGGAGCCAGCAAAAAGTGGAGAATAAACAGGATTTCAAAGACTGACCTTATGCTGCTTCGTGTGGCCGTATACGAGATAAAGTTTGACTTAGAAATACCTGATAAGGTATCGGTAAATGAGGCTGTTGAACTGGCTAAAATCTATGGCGGTGACGAATCTCCTGCGTTTATAAACGGAGTGCTTGCTAAATTTATGACAGAGGACAAGTCCGGAGAAGAGAAATAATATGGCTGAAAGAAAGGTATTTTCTGTCATTGAAATAACCAGATATATAAAAAGCAAGCTGGAGGGAGACTTTGCCCTTAGAAATGTAAAGATAAGCGGAGAAGTCTCTGACTGTAAAGAAGATAAAAAGGGGCATATATATTTCACCATCAAAGACGACGCTGCAGTTATGAGCTGTGCCATGTGGATGTCAAAGAGAAGTGCAGGACTTGATTTTAAGCTTGAAAAGGGTCAGCACATTGTAGTCACAGGCAATATAGGTGTCTATGAAAGATGGGGAGATTACAGGCTTTATGCCGATAAAATAGAAAAAGAGGGAGTAGGAAGGCTCTTCGAGGAGCTTGAGAAACTAAAGCTTAAGCTAAGAGCTGAGGGACTCTTTGATGAGTCTCATAAGAAGTCTATCCCTAGGTATCCTAAGAAAATAGGCATAATTACCTCAAGAACAGGTGCTGTCATAGAGGATATAAAAAGAACAGCAAGGGAAGCAAATCCTTATGTACAGCTAATCCTTTATCCTGCAATAGTTCAGGGAGCAGATGCAGTAGCCACACTTATAAGGGGGATTAAACGCTTTGAAGAAGAAGGCGTGGACACCATTATCATAGGCAGGGGAGGCGGCTCTACCGAAGACCTGTGGTGTTTCAATGACGAGAAGCTTGCAAGAACTGTCTATAGTTGTAGAATACCTGTTATTTCAGCGGTGGGACACCAGACGGATAGAACGCTGGTTGATGAGGTATCTGATTTAAGTGTAGCCACTCCTACAGCGGCCGCCATGAATGCAGTACCAAGCCTTGCACTTGCTTTTAATGAACTGGACGGCTTCAAGGATAGCATTTCAAACAAATTACAGCTAAGAATTGACAGGATGAAGTCTTCTATCGACAAGTTTGAATATGCCATAAGAAGGCAGAGCCCACAGATGAAGCTAAAGGAAGTAAGAAGGCAGATAGAGAATTATTCACAAAATTATAACCGTCTGCTTACCCTAAAACTTGATAATTACGATAAAGCTGTGACAAAGGGCAAGCAGCAGCTTGACCGCCTTATGAGGGCATCTTATGAGACATTTAACAAGAGGTTTATATCAATAACTGCTGAGATAGAAGGGAAATCTCCTATGAAGAGGCTCATGGGAGGTTACTCTTACGTGGAAAATGAAGCAGGAGAAAATATTCGTAGCGTTAAGGGACTAAAGCAGGGAGAGAGGCTTAATCTTGTGCTTGCAGACGGCTCTGTAAAGGCGAGGGTAGAGGAGATAAATAAGAAAAATGGCTGAGAAAAAGAATAAAACTAAAGAAAATAGTAAAACTATTGAAGAAAATATGGCTAGGCTAAATGAGATAAATAATCTCATGAGTGACTCCTCTATAAAGCTTGAAGAATCCTTTAAGCTATATAAAGAGGGAGTGGAGTTGGTTGAAAAGTGCAAGAAACAGCTTGCAGATGTAGAGAAAGAGATAGTGGTTTTAGAAGAACAGGGAAGCGCCAATGAATAGCGGATTTAGAGATAGACTTAATATAAAAATCGCAGAGGTTGAGGCTGTGGTAAGAGAGTATTCTCCAAAGCCTATGACAGAGGAAACACTTCTTTGCGAAGCTATGAATTACAGCCTCCTTGCGGGAGGTAAAAGGCTTAGACCTCTTTTAATGCTTGAAACTTATAGGTTTTTAGGCGGAAGTAAGGAAGAACTGGTGCGCCCTTTTGCAGCAGCTCTTGAGATGATACATACTTATTCTTTGATTCATGATGACCTGCCTGCTATGGATAATGATGACCTAAGAAGAGGAAAGCCCACTAACCATAAGGTATACGGAGAAGCAGTAGCCATACTTGCAGGAGACGGGCTGTTAAATCTTGCCGCAGAAACAGTCAGCAAGGACTTTGTTCATTGTGAGACCATAGATGAATATAAAAGAGTGGGTATGGCAATCTCTGCCCTGTTTTCCTATTCGGGCGCAGATGGCATGATAGGAGGACAGATTCTTGATATGCTTTCAGAAGAAGGCAAGAAAGAAAAGAATGAGGACTTCTTTCTAGCCATGTATGACCTAAAAACAGGGGGACTTATAAAGGCAGCCTTTGTGATAGGAGCTATCCTCGCAGGAGAAAGTGGGGAAGAGATAGCTTCCATGGAGAGAACCGGGACTTCACTTGGTCTTGTATTCCAGCTTCAGGATGACCTCTTAGATATAAAGGGAGATGAGGCTAAGCTTGGTAAGCCTCTTCACAGCGACGAAAGAAACAACAAGCTCACATATCTAAAGCTACTGGGCGAAGCTAAGGCTTTGGAGATAATGGAAGCTAATTATAAAAGTATTTACAAAAACTTAGAAAATATCTGCCACAAAAACTGTAGTTATGACGGCTTTATACTAGAATTTTTGGAGTATTTAAAAAGCAGAGAGAGTTAGACAAATGGGGGTGGAGTTATGCCTTTACTTGACAATATAAATGAGCCTAACGATATAAAGAATATACCGGAGGATAAACTTTATGAACTTGGCAGGGAAATAAGGAGATACCTTATTAAGACCGTCTCAACAAATGGAGGGCATCTTGCCTCAAACCTCGGTATAGTGGAGCTTACTATGGCTTTGCACCGCTACCTTGATTTTCCAAAAGACAAGCTAATCTGGGATGTGGGGCATCAGTCATATGTCCACAAGCTTCTTACAGGAAGAAAAGAGGGGCTTAACAGGCTTAGGAAGCTTGACGGACTTTCAGGCTTTCCCAAAAGAAATGAGAGCGACTGCGATGCCTTTGGGGCAGGACACGCTTCAACCTCTATCTCTGCGGCCCTAGGCTTTGCAGCCTCAAGAGACCTTTTAGGCAGGGATGAAAAGGTGGTTGCAGTTATTGGGGATGGCGCCATGACAGGCGGTATGGCACTTGAGGCACTTAACAATGCAGGCACACTTAAGTCCAATCTTATAATTATACTTAATGACAATGAATGCTCCATATCAAAGAATGTGGGTGGAGTAGCAAAATACCTTGATGGAATACGGACAAACAGAAAATACCTCAAGCTAAAAAGCGGTGTGAAAGAGACCTTAACGGGTTCAAACATTGGCAACAGGCTCTTTGAGAAGCTAAAGGTCTCGAAAGACGTAATTAAGCGGCTGTTTGTGCCGGGGATGTTCTTTGAAGACATGGGACTTACCTACCTTGGGCCTGTAAACGGACACAATATGAAGGAGCTTGAGGCTGCCCTTGAAAATGCAGGGAGAGTCGAGGGTGCAGTCATTGTCCATGTCATCACCAGGAAGGGCCTAGGCTATAAAAAGGCAGAAGAGCATCCTGCTAAGTTCCACGGAGTAGATCCTTTTGACATAAAGACAGGAGAGAGCCTCAGTGTAAAGACAGGAAGGAGTTATACTTCCATTTTTTCAGACACTGTCCTAGAGCTTGCGGCAAAGGATGATAAGCTTGTTGCGATAACAGCCGCAATGCCTTTTGGCACAGGGCTTTATAACTTTAAGCAGGTGTACCCTAATAGGTTTTTTGATGTAGGCATAGCAGAGGAACACGCGGTTACCTTCGCAGCAGGGATGGCAGCTTCAGGACTAAAGCCTGTGGTAGCAATATATTCCACATTTTTGCAAAGAGCCTATGACCAGATTATACATGATGTCTGTCTTCAGGAACTGCCTGTAGTATTTGCAGTTGATAGGGCAGGGCTTGTAGGCAGTGACGGAGAAACCCATCAGGGCATCTTTGATACAAGCTATCTCTCTTCAATCCCGGGTCTAATGGTTCTTAGTCCAAAAGATGGAAGAGAGCTTAGGGAGATGTTAATCTATGCTTATAGCCTTAATAAGCCGGTGGCTGTCCGTTACCCGAGAGGAACGGCGGATGAGTTTACAGACATAGAATTTAAGCCTATAAAAGCCTATGAAAATGAGGTCCTTGAAAAGGGTAAGAATGTAGCTGTCTTTGCTACAGGAAAGACAGTTAAGCTAGCCCTAGATATAAGCAAAATCCTTAAAGAAAGTAAAATTCTTCCTACTGTGGTAAATGTCCGCTTCCTAGACAAGGCAGACGCAAGACTCCTTAAAGAACTTAAAGACGACCATTGGGTTGTAGCTGTGGTTGAGGAAAGTGTAAGAACAGGGAGCTATACTGAGAGGCTTATGGCAGAGTCGGCGGGGCTTGGACTAGGTTATCACTTCGTACCCGTAACCCTTCCGGACAGCTTCATAGAACAGGGAAGCGTAGATGAGCTATGGGATAGATACGGCTTTAATGCTGAGGTTATTGCAGAAAAAATAAAAGAAGAGGCTCTGACTAAGTTAGATGATGAGCTATTTAGAAGGTAGTTGATAATGAAAGAAAGACTGGATATACTTCTTACCGAAAGAGGATTCTTTGAATCCAGAGAAAAGGCAAAGGCCGTCATTATGGCGGGAGAGGTCTTTGTTAACGGTCAGAGAGAAGATAAGGCGGGGAGTAAGTTTGACAGGGAAGTAGAGATAGAAGTAAAGGGTAAGACCTTAAAATACGTGAGCAGGGGAGGACTTAAGCTTGAAAAGGCTATAGAGGTGTATAAGCCCGTCCTTGAAGGCAAGGTATGTATAGACATCGGCTCATCTACAGGAGGCTTTACTGACTGTATGCTCCAAAACGGTGCCACAAAGGTGTATGCAATCGATGTCGGCACCAACCAGCTTGCCTGGAAACTAAGAGAAGACCCCAGGGTAGTCTCTATGGAAAAGACTAACATACGCTATGTCACAGAGGATGATTTGCCTGAAAAGGCTGACTTCGCTTCAGTAGATGTGTCTTTCATCTCTCTTACCAAGGTTCTTCCTGCTGCAGTTAACCTCCTAAAAGAAAGGGCAGAAATGGTCTGCCTTATAAAGCCACAATTTGAAGCAGGCAGGGAGAAGGTAGGTAAGAAAGGCGTAGTAAGAGACTTCAGTGTGCACGAAGAAGTAATCGAGATGGTTATTAGATATGCAACAGAGCTTAATTTCATCATCAAAGGGCTTACATTTTCACCTGTAAAGGGGCCTGAGGGAAATATTGAATATCTTTTATACATAGAAAAAAGTATAGAGAAACAAGAAGATGGCTGTGTATCAGATATTTTGAATGAAGTAAAAAAAGTAGTTAAAGAAGCTGAAAATACCCTGAATAAGGGGGAGGAATAATGACAAAGATAGGAATTATAGTTAATCATTCAACAAGGGCAGCCGAGGTTGACATAGATAAGGTATGCGCCTATATTGAGGAAAAGGGAGGGAGTTTTCATAGGCTGAAGGTAAAGAGCGGAAGTGCCGAGCTTATGGAGAACTTTACTGATATAACTGACCTTCCTAAGGATGCAGACTGTGTTATGGTTCTTGGCGGGGACGGAACCATCATTCAGGCAGCCAGAGAGCTTGCGGCAACAGGGGTGCCTATACTGGGAGTAAACCTTGGTACTGTAGGTTTCCTCGCTGAGGTGGAGCTTGCATATATTTACAAGGCTATCGACGCTGTAATGGCAGGAAAGTATAAGCTTGAAAAAAGATTTATGCTAAAGGGCAGGGTGATTAAGGACGGTAAGATAGTCTATGATGCCAATGCACTTAACGATATAGTGGTGGCAAGGGGGAATCTCGTGCGGGCCATTTCTACCACTGTATACATAGATGGTAATCAGGTGAGTTCACTTCACGGAGACGGCATCATAGTGACAACGCCTACAGGCTCAACAGGCTACAACCTCTCAGCAGGAGGAACCATAATTTTGCCTGATGCAGAGGTCTTTGGCATCCATCCTATATGCCCCCACAGCTTAAACTCCAGAGGGGTGATTACTTCTTCTGCATCAAAGATTGACATAGATGTTGAATGGAATAAGAGGAGTGAGCCTGATGAGGCCATAGTGAGCTTTGACGGCAATAAGGGGATAAGGCTTATGCCAGGGGACAAGGTTCAAATAATGAAGTCAGAACTTACGGTGCCATTCCTTAGGATAAATGATTTCAATTTCTTTGAAAGCTACAGGAAGAAGTTCTTAAGCTAAAGTAAGTTTAGTATTATTATCTTAAATGAGTGAGGGAGTTATGAAAACAAAAAGGCATAATGCAATAATTGATTTTATCAAAACCAGAGAGATAGCAACACAAGAGGAGTTGTTGGATTTACTTAAAAAAAGTGGATTTGATGTGACCCAGGCTACTATCTCCAGGGATATCAGAGAGTTGAACTTAACCAAGGTAAATGTGGGGAACAGGCAGAAATACGCAGTCATTCAAAATGACGAAGGTGTAAGTGAAAAATATGTAAGAGTACTAAGGGATGGCTTTGTATCGATGCTGTCATCGGGCAATCTCGTAGTGCTAAGGACTGTAGTCGGTATGGCAATGGCAGTTGCTACTGCCATAGATGCGCTTGAAATAAATGAGATTGTAGGCTGCATAGCAGGGGATGATACCATCTTTATTGCAGTATCTGAAAGCAGCACAACCACAGACGTAATAAATGAGTTAAAGAAACTTACAAAGGAAGACTGATATTACCCGTAATTGTGCATTATTGTTCTTGAAACACTAAACAACATAGAAAAGAGGTTGATTATGGAGACAGTTAAGAATTTAATCATTGGATTCGGCAAGGCGGGAAAGACACTTGCAGGCTTCCTTGGGAGCAAGGGAGAAAGCGTGATTTTGGTAGAGAAGGATAAAAGAATGTATGGTGGTACCTGCATCAATGTAGGCTGCATACCATCTAAGTTCTTATCCAATAAGGCTACACTTAGAAAGGTGTCATCTCTTGATAACGAGACCTACTACAAGCATGCTGTAGAGGCTAAGAAAGATCTTATAGCAAAGCTTAATAAGGCAAACTATGACAAGGTAGCGGGAGTTCCTAATGTAAAGGTAATTGACGGAACCGCATCCTTTGTTAGTGCTAATACCGTGGAAGTAAAATCAGCAGAGGGAAATTTAGAGATTCAGGCTGAGAGAATATTTATAAATACAGGACTGGTACCTGTAGTACCTAAGATAGAGGGACTTAACTTATCTGAACGCATCCATACCAGTGAAACCATTATGGACTTAGAAGTCTTCCCGGAAAGCCTTGCAATCATTGGAAGCGGCTATATTGGACTTGAATTTACCAGCACCTACTCACTCTTTGGAAGCAAGGTTACAGTATTTGGTGACAATCCAAAGTTTCTTCCAAGGGATGATGAAGATATCGCAGGCCTTATTATGGATGAGCTTAAGGCTCAGGGTGCTGCATTTTTACTTGGCACCAAGGTAGTAAGGTTTGAAGAAGCTTCTGACGGAGTAAATGTTTACTTTGAAAATGGCCAGGGTAAGGAGGAAGTAAAGAAGTTTTCTGCTGTGCTTGTGGCAACAGGAAGGAGACCTGATACCCAAGAATTATCCCTTGACAAAGCAGGAGTAAAGGTAGGAGAGAGGGGAGAAATCCCTGTAAATGACAGGCTTGAAACCAATGTGCCAAACATTTACGCTCTGGGTGATGTACATGGAGGACTTCAGTTTACCTACCTATCACTTGATGACTTTAGAATTATAAAGAGTGTACTTTTTAACGATGGAAAGTATAACCTTAAAGAGAGAAAACACATTCCTTTCAATGTATTTGTAGTACCTTCCCTTGCCAAGGTAGGTATGAATGAGATGGAAGCTAAGGCAGCGGGAGCATCCTATAAGCTTGCTAAACTCCCTGTAATGGCTATTCCTAAGGCAAAAATTTTAGGCAATCAGACAGGACTTTTCAAGGTACTCATAGATGAAAAAACAGGTAAAATACTTGGTGCAAATCTTTTTGGAGTAGAGGCACACGAAGTAATCAACCTCTTTACCCTTGCCATGAATGAGGGTATAAGCTATGAGAGCTTGAGAGATCAGATTTATACCCACCCAACTATAGCTGAGTCATTAAATGACTTGTTAAATATCGGTTAATCTTTACAGATAGCTTCTTTAGTGATAAAATTAAAAGATGTGGTTGTCAAATGTGTTTGACAGCCACATTATATAAATGAAATGAGGATAATAAGATGTCAGGACATTCAAAATTTGCCAATATCAAGCACAAAAAGGAAAAGAACGATGCAGCAAAGGGTAAGATATTTACCATTATAGGAAGAGAGATTGCCGTAGCTGTAAAGGAGGGAGGAGCAGATCCTGCCAACAACTCAAGGCTTCGTGATGTAATTGCCAAAGCCAAGGCTAACAACATGCCAAATGACACGATTGACAGAGGTATCAAGAAGGCAGCAGGAGACGCTAACTCGGTTAACTATGAGCGCGCTGTGTATGAGGGATATGGTCCAAGTGGAACAGCCATTATAGTTGAGACTCTTACAGACAACAAGAACCGTACAGCAGCCAATGTAAGAAATGCATTTACAAAGGGTGGCGGCAATGTCGGAACTCCGGGCTGCGTGTCTTATATGTTTGATGAAAAGGGACAGATTCTTATAGATAAAGAGGAATACGATGCTGACCCTGATGAATTTATGATGACAGTAATAGATGCAGGGGCTGAGGACTTCATTGACAATGATGACAGCTTTGAAATATTAACTGCACCTGAAGCATTTTCAGAGGTCAGGGAAAAGCTTGAAAAGCTAGGTGTACCAATGGCTGAGGCGGAAGTAAAGATGATTCCTCAGAATTATGTTACACTTTCTGATGAAGAAGATATTAAGAAAATCAACAAAATCTTCGATTTATTAGATGTAGAAGATGATGTGCAGAATGTATTTCACAACTGGGATGAATAAGTATACAACCATATCGTTTGCGCAAGTAAGTGATATGGTTTTTTAAAAGTGACACATAACTGCCAAAGGATTGGGATAGCATTGAAATATTGTTTAGTGCTAATTAGAGGAGGAAATCCATGAAGGATAATCGCGTGAAACTATTTAAAAAATCAAAAGGTAAGACAGCCTTGTTTTTAGCTCTGCTTATGGTGCTTAACCTCGCACCCCTGCCTGAAAATGCGGGAGAGGGCTTGATTCCGGGCTTTGTTAAGGCTTTGTCAAATATTCAGAGAATTGCCGGTAACAGCATAAACAGCGTACTTGCAGCTGATGACAGGGATTACCTGCTTAAAGAAGGTAACTTTGAAGTAAATCTTGCAAACGGTGGCTCAAGGGACCCTTATACACTTATTCAGGATACCAATACTCTGGTGCTCACAAGTGTATTAAAGAACCCGCCAAAGACAACACAGGCTGTAAGCGGTGCTAAGATAATTCTTAACGATACCTCTGAAAATGTGGTTAAGGCTGAGGTAACTACTGCAGCCAACGGAGACAGTACAGGTATCAAGTTTACCAAAAGAGGAGCAGGAAGTAAGCAGATATCCGGTAGTGTTCAGATTGCAGGAACTAACTACAACTTCAGCTTCTTTGTTAAGGTAGACCTTGAGATAGACAAGACCAATACCACAACAGATGTCAATAAGCCAAAATACGAGACTGTATTCTCTACGGATAAAGGGCCTAGTACCCTTGTAATTCCCGTAGTTAATGACAGCTATCAGATTAAGCTAAAAGGCTATAAGACCTCTACTGCCGATGGCTATCTTGATTACAGAGGTTCAATACTCAATTGGTCAGTATCTGTAAATGGAAAGAATAACGATACTTCAGTGCTTGAAGTAGA
It contains:
- the argR gene encoding arginine repressor — its product is MKTKRHNAIIDFIKTREIATQEELLDLLKKSGFDVTQATISRDIRELNLTKVNVGNRQKYAVIQNDEGVSEKYVRVLRDGFVSMLSSGNLVVLRTVVGMAMAVATAIDALEINEIVGCIAGDDTIFIAVSESSTTTDVINELKKLTKED
- a CDS encoding TlyA family RNA methyltransferase, whose protein sequence is MKERLDILLTERGFFESREKAKAVIMAGEVFVNGQREDKAGSKFDREVEIEVKGKTLKYVSRGGLKLEKAIEVYKPVLEGKVCIDIGSSTGGFTDCMLQNGATKVYAIDVGTNQLAWKLREDPRVVSMEKTNIRYVTEDDLPEKADFASVDVSFISLTKVLPAAVNLLKERAEMVCLIKPQFEAGREKVGKKGVVRDFSVHEEVIEMVIRYATELNFIIKGLTFSPVKGPEGNIEYLLYIEKSIEKQEDGCVSDILNEVKKVVKEAENTLNKGEE
- a CDS encoding YebC/PmpR family DNA-binding transcriptional regulator, whose product is MSGHSKFANIKHKKEKNDAAKGKIFTIIGREIAVAVKEGGADPANNSRLRDVIAKAKANNMPNDTIDRGIKKAAGDANSVNYERAVYEGYGPSGTAIIVETLTDNKNRTAANVRNAFTKGGGNVGTPGCVSYMFDEKGQILIDKEEYDADPDEFMMTVIDAGAEDFIDNDDSFEILTAPEAFSEVREKLEKLGVPMAEAEVKMIPQNYVTLSDEEDIKKINKIFDLLDVEDDVQNVFHNWDE
- a CDS encoding FAD-dependent oxidoreductase gives rise to the protein METVKNLIIGFGKAGKTLAGFLGSKGESVILVEKDKRMYGGTCINVGCIPSKFLSNKATLRKVSSLDNETYYKHAVEAKKDLIAKLNKANYDKVAGVPNVKVIDGTASFVSANTVEVKSAEGNLEIQAERIFINTGLVPVVPKIEGLNLSERIHTSETIMDLEVFPESLAIIGSGYIGLEFTSTYSLFGSKVTVFGDNPKFLPRDDEDIAGLIMDELKAQGAAFLLGTKVVRFEEASDGVNVYFENGQGKEEVKKFSAVLVATGRRPDTQELSLDKAGVKVGERGEIPVNDRLETNVPNIYALGDVHGGLQFTYLSLDDFRIIKSVLFNDGKYNLKERKHIPFNVFVVPSLAKVGMNEMEAKAAGASYKLAKLPVMAIPKAKILGNQTGLFKVLIDEKTGKILGANLFGVEAHEVINLFTLAMNEGISYESLRDQIYTHPTIAESLNDLLNIG
- a CDS encoding NAD(+)/NADH kinase; its protein translation is MTKIGIIVNHSTRAAEVDIDKVCAYIEEKGGSFHRLKVKSGSAELMENFTDITDLPKDADCVMVLGGDGTIIQAARELAATGVPILGVNLGTVGFLAEVELAYIYKAIDAVMAGKYKLEKRFMLKGRVIKDGKIVYDANALNDIVVARGNLVRAISTTVYIDGNQVSSLHGDGIIVTTPTGSTGYNLSAGGTIILPDAEVFGIHPICPHSLNSRGVITSSASKIDIDVEWNKRSEPDEAIVSFDGNKGIRLMPGDKVQIMKSELTVPFLRINDFNFFESYRKKFLS